The Candidatus Saganbacteria bacterium genome includes a window with the following:
- a CDS encoding nucleotidyltransferase domain-containing protein, whose product MISFKSKILVKILNYYFLNPEAELYINELAKKLELDPKNVDRKLKELEREGLFTSEFRGKERFFSINIEYPLLEQYRQIFIKTHGLVQRLKEITRDIYGINEMYIFGSYAKNKMEASSDVDILAIGKHSTLELQKKINILQKEFGREFNVVNMSEDELKKKKMSQFVKNIFSGAHIKI is encoded by the coding sequence ATGATATCGTTTAAATCAAAAATATTGGTCAAGATATTAAATTATTACTTCCTTAATCCGGAAGCGGAACTCTATATCAATGAGTTAGCCAAAAAGCTGGAGCTTGATCCTAAAAATGTTGACCGCAAACTAAAAGAACTTGAGAGGGAAGGCCTTTTTACAAGTGAATTCAGGGGGAAGGAGAGGTTCTTTTCCATTAATATTGAATATCCGCTATTGGAGCAATATCGACAGATCTTCATTAAAACTCATGGCCTTGTGCAAAGATTGAAAGAGATTACACGGGATATTTATGGCATAAACGAGATGTACATTTTCGGATCGTACGCGAAAAACAAGATGGAAGCTTCAAGCGATGTGGATATTTTGGCGATAGGTAAGCATTCTACCCTCGAATTGCAAAAGAAGATCAATATCCTACAAAAAGAATTTGGGCGGGAATTCAATGTTGTCAATATGTCGGAAGATGAATTAAAAAAGAAAAAAATGAGCCAGTTTGTCAAAAACATATTTTCGGGAGCACATATTAAGATATGA